A window of the Hippoglossus stenolepis isolate QCI-W04-F060 chromosome 8, HSTE1.2, whole genome shotgun sequence genome harbors these coding sequences:
- the stmn2a gene encoding stathmin-2a, which translates to MAKTATAYKEKMKELSMLSLICSCFYPEPRNKLMSEFEDMEVKPINKRASGQAFEVILKPPSPVSEMAHNLPSPPKRDISLEDIEKKLEAAEDRRKYQEAQVLRALAEKREHERDVLLKAMEENSNFSKMAEEKLQMKMDQIKENREALMMAMIERLQEKERHAAVVRRNKEMREELTA; encoded by the exons CGTACaaagagaagatgaaggagCTGTCCATGCTCTCCCTCATCTGCTCCTGCTTCTACCCAGAGCCACGCAACAAGCTCATGAGTGAGTTTGAAG ATATGGAGGTGAAACCCATAAACAAGCGGGCCTCGGGCCAGGCCTTTGAGGTGATTCTCAAGCCTCCCTCTCCGGTGTCAGAAATGGCCCACAACCTCCCCTCACCCCCCAAGAGAGACATCTCTCTGGAGGACATTGAGAAGAAACTGGAGGCTGCTGAGGATCGGAGGAAG TACCAGGAGGCCCAGGTGCTGAGGGCCTTGGCAGAGAAGCGAGAGCACGAGAGGGACGTGCTGCTAAAGGCCATGGAGGAGAACAGCAACTTCAGCAAGATGGCCGAGGAGAAGCTCCAGATGAAGATGGACCAGATCAAGGAGAACCGCGAAGCGCTTATGATGGCCATGATCGAGCGTCTACAGGAGAAG GAGAGACACGCAGCCGTGGTGCGCAGGAACaaagagatgagggaggagcTGACGGCATAA
- the LOC118113092 gene encoding hairy/enhancer-of-split related with YRPW motif protein 1, with translation MKRSHNYSSSDSDLDDSVEVEKDSGDENGQIDSHGSMSPSTTTQVQARKRRRGIIEKRRRDRINNSLSELRRLVPSAFEKQGSAKLEKAEILQMTVDHLKMLHASGGKGYFEAHALAKDYRSLGFRECLAETARYLSIIEGRDSTDPLRVRLVSHLSNCASQREVHSGLEHLAWGSAYGHAPAHLPHPLLLQHPQGRTPASRSNSSPPSSSPSSSTSSSSSTEASGTSRLSVMPPTESLRVSPNSSLPLTLPVPTSKLSPPLLSSLSSLSVFPLSFGTFPLVSPTALSTVSPSSTLSKPYRPWGTEIGAF, from the exons ATGAAGAGAAGCCACAATTACAGCTCGTCAGACAGCGACCTGGACGACAGTGTTGAGGTGGAGAAAGACAGTGGAGATGAAAATGG ACAAATTGATTCTCACGGCTCCATGTCACCCTCCACCACCACGCAAGTTCAAGCCAGAAAAAGGCGCAGAGGG ATTATTGAGAAAAGGAGACGTGACCGTATCAACAACAGTCTCTCAGAGCTGAGGAGACTGGTGCCAAGTGCCTTTGAGAAACAG GGTTCAGCTAAACTGGAAAAAGCAGAAATACTGCAAATGACCGTGGACCATTTGAAAATGCTTCATGCATCTGGAGGCAAAG GTTACTTTGAGGCTCATGCTCTTGCTAAGGATTACCGCAGCCTGGGCTTCAGGGAGTGCCTGGCAGAGACAGCCCGCTACCTGAGCATCATCGAGGGCCGGGACAGTACGGACCCCCTCCGCGTGCGCTTGGTGTCCCACCTCAGCAACTGTGCCTCTCAGAGGGAGGTGCACTCTGGACTGGAACACTTGGCCTGGGGCTCTGCCTATGGACATGCCCCGGCCCACCTCCCCCACCCTCTCCTTCTACAACACCCGCAGGGCAGGACACCTGCATCCAGGAGCAACAGTagcccaccctcctcctccccttcctcctctacatcctcctcatcctccactgAGGCATCTGGGACATCCAGACTCAGTGTCATGCCCCCCACAGAGTCCCTCAGGGTGTCCCCTAACAGCTCGCTGCCCCTCACTTTGCCTGTGCCAACATCAAAGCTCTCGCCGCCGCTCCTGTCATCCCTCTCCTCGCTTTCGGTCTTCCCCCTCTCCTTCGGTACTTTCCCTCTCGTCTCCCCAACCGCCCTCAGCACTGTGagcccctcctccaccctgtcGAAGCCTTACAGGCCTTGGGGCACAGAGATTGGGGCCTTCTGA